A section of the Epinephelus moara isolate mb chromosome 3, YSFRI_EMoa_1.0, whole genome shotgun sequence genome encodes:
- the h3f3c gene encoding H3 histone, family 3C: MARTKQTARKSTGGKAPRKQLATKAARKSAPSTGGVKKPHRYRPGTVALREIRRYQKSTELLIRKLPFQRLVREIAQDFKTDLRFQSAAIGALQEASEAYLVGLFEDTNLCAIHAKRVTIMPKDIQLARRIRGERA; the protein is encoded by the exons ATGGCTCGTACCAAGCAGACTGCCCGTAAGTCCACTGGAGGAAAAGCTCCTCGTAAGCAGTTGGCCACCAAGGCTGCCCGCAAGAGTGCCCCCTCCACTGGTGGTGTCAAGAAGCCCCATCGTTACAG gcCTGGTACAGTGGCTTTGAGAGAAATCCGTCGGTACCAAAAGTCCACTGAGCTGCTGATTCGTAAGCTGCCCTTCCAGCGCCTGGTGAGGGAGATCGCTCAGGACTTCAAGACTGACCTGCGTTTCCAGAGTGCTGCCATTGGAGCTCTGCAG GAGGCCAGCGAGGCGTACCTGGTGGGTCTGTTCGAGGACACTAACCTGTGTGCCATCCATGCCAAGCGTGTCACCATCATGCCCAAAGACATCCAGCTTGCACGCCGCATCCGTGGAGAGCGCGCTTAG